Proteins from one Mercurialis annua linkage group LG7, ddMerAnnu1.2, whole genome shotgun sequence genomic window:
- the LOC126655643 gene encoding formin-like protein 6 has translation MKPCGHHHPHHFIFFLLILSSLSLSSSFQRRILHQPLFPVASVPPPDTSPPPPPTILPPPDQPFFPEVPNGQNPDQTQQQPSPSSPSTSSSPANGTNAPIPTATQPAKPAKKVAIAISVGIVTLGMLSGLAFFLYRHRVKHSTDTQKLVVAGNANDNGNSGRFNDESVVPSSSLLYMGTVQPGRTSGEIHVPTATTNESAANHSPYRKLNSVKRSDRYRPSPDLQPLPPLQRPPSSRHENENVNENENSSSDEESHGTAFYTPQGSLISNDDNYYAAAVVPLSRTISNTSSGKAVNGNGNSVPHSKRTSPKSRLSSVSSPEMKHVIIPSIKQPPPPPPLPPHERALNIEPISSYLPKRTKFSAPPPPPPNMAILRSISSPQQQPSKIPAPPPPPPPPPPPMTILSTQSKTGSSETATASVFSQPSTVSSKQQLTGAVSKTETTPLSAESVNKRVSSSEKTDTEEQDGGKPKLKPLHWDKVRATSDRETVWDQLKSSSFQLNEDMMESLFGCNSTNSVQKEPTTRRSGLSVVEQENRVLDPKKSQNIAILLRALNVTRDEVSEALLDGNPESLGAELLETLVKMAPTKEEEIKLREYSGDTSKLGSAERFLKAVLDIPFAFRRVEAMLYRANFETELKYLRKSFQTLEEASEELKNSRLFLKLLEAVLRTGNRMNVGTNRGDAKAFKLETLLKLVDIKGTDGKTTLLHFVVQEIIRSEGSNTDVGNGIPQGGRDFKFREEDFKKQGLQVVSGLSRDLSNVKKAAGMDSDVLSSYVLKLEMGLEKVRSVLQYEKPEMQGNFFNSMKLFLREAEEEITRIKGDERKALSLVKEATEYFHGDAAKEGAHPFRIFMIVRDFLNILDHVCKEVRNMQDTTMVGSARSFRISATASLPVLNRYNVRQDTSSDEESSSP, from the exons ATGAAACCTTGTGGTCACCATCACCCTCatcatttcattttctttttattaattctcTCATCACTGTCACTATCATCATCATTTCAACGAAGAATTCTTCACCAGCCATTGTTCCCCGTCGCTTCAGTTCCACCGCCCGACACTTCTCCTCCGCCTCCGCCGACAATTCTACCACCTCCTGACCAGCCTTTCTTCCCCGAAGTCCCAAATGGACAAAACCCAGATCAAACTCAACAACAACCGTCACCTTCATCACCATCCACGTCATCCTCACCGGCTAATGGAACTAATGCACCTATTCCGACAGCAACACAGCCGGCTAAACCAGCTAAAAAAGTTGCGATTGCAATCTCAGTTGGGATTGTTACTCTCGGCATGTTGTCCGGTCTCGCATTTTTTTTATACCGTCACCGTGTTAAACACTCAACCGACACTCAGAAACTCGTCGTCGCCGGTAATGCTAACGATAACGGTAATTCCGGAAGATTCAATGATGAGTCAGTAGTACCGTCTTCTAGTCTTCTTTATATGGGTACTGTACAACCGGGAAGAACATCCGGTGAAATTCACGTACCAACTGCGACAACAAATGAATCTGCTGCGAATCATTCACCTTATCGGAAACTTAATTCCGTCAAGAGATCCGATCGGTATCGACCTAGTCCTGACTTGCAACCGCTTCCGCCGTTACAAAGGCCGCCGTCATCTCGACACGAGAATGAGAATGTGAATGAGAATGAAAATTCTTCTTCTGATGAAGAGAGCCACGGGACTGCTTTTTATACGCCGCAAGGCTCGTTAATCAGCAACGATGATAACTATTACGCCGCCGCGGTTGTGCCGCTGTCGCGGACTATTAGTAACACCAGTTCCGGTAAGGCTGTTAATGGTAATGGTAATTCTGTTCCTCATTCTAAAAGGACTTCTCCTAAGTCGAGATTGTCTTCAGTTTCTTCGCCGGAAATGAAACATGTTATCATTCCATCAATTAAGCAACCACCGCCGCCGCCTCCTCTACCACCACACGAAAGAGCTTTGAATATTGAGCCAATCAGTTCATATTTGCCGAAACGAACAAAATTCTCAGCTCCTCCACCGCCACCGCCAAATATGGCAATTCTCCGATCAATAAGCAGTCCACAACAACAACCAAGTAAAATTCCAGCtccacctcctcctcctccgCCTCCACCACCACCGATGACAATCCTGTCAACACAGAGCAAAACAGGGTCCTCTGAAACAGCAACAGCTAGTGTATTCTCTCAACCTAGCACCGTGTCGTCCAAGCAACAGTTAACCGGCGCCGTTTCCAAGACTGAAACGACACCGTTGAGTGCAGAGAGTGTAAATAAAAGGGTCAGTTCATCCGAGAAAACTGATACAGAGGAACAAGACGGAggaaaaccaaaattaaaaccATTACATTGGGACAAAGTGAGAGCAACTTCAGACAGAGAAACAGTCTGGGACCAGCTTAAATCCAGTTCTTTCCA ATTAAATGAGGATATGATGGAGAGTCTATTTGGGTGCAATTCAACAAATTCAGTTCAAAAAGAGCCCACAACGAGAAGATCTGGTCTATCTGTTGTTGAGCAAGAAAACAGAGTTTTGGATCCCAAGAAATCACAGAACATAGCCATTCTGTTAAGAGCACTAAATGTTACCAGAGATGAAGTTTCTGAAGCACTTTTAGATG GTAATCCAGAAAGCTTGGGTGCTGAGCTTTTGGAAACTCTTGTCAAGATGGCTCCAACCAAAGAGGAAGAAATAAAACTTCGAGAGTATAGTGGTGACACCTCCAAACTAGGGTCTGCAGAGCGATTTCTCAAGGCAGTACTTGATATTCCGTTCGCCTTTAGAAGAGTTGAAGCCATGCTGTACAGAGCCAATTTTGAAACAGAACTAAAATATTTGAGGAAATCATTTCAAACCCTTGAG GAAGCAAGTGAGGAACTGAAGAACAGTCGGCTGTTTCTAAAACTCCTCGAGGCTGTTCTGAGAACAGGAAACCGGATGAATGTTGGCACCAACCGCGGAGATGCTAAAGCATTTAAACTCGAGACACTCTTAAAACTTGTGGATATAAAGGGAACAGATGGGAAGACAACATTGCTCCACTTTGTCGTTCAGGAAATCATCAGATCCGAGGGCTCAAATACTGATGTCGGAAATGGGATTCCTCAGGGTGGTAGAGACTTCAAGTTTCGGGAGGAAGATTTCAAAAAGCAAGGATTGCAGGTTGTGTCTGGTCTGAGTAGAGACCTCAGCAATGTGAAGAAGGCAGCAGGAATGGACTCTGATGTCTTAAGTAGCTACGTGTTGAAGCTCGAAATGGGACTTGAAAAGGTAAGATCAGTTTTGCAGTATGAGAAGCCGGAAATGCAAGGGAATTTTTTTAACTCAATGAAGCTGTTTCTAAGAGAGGCTGAAGAGGAAATTACTAGAATCAAAGGTGATGAACGAAAGGCTTTATCGCTTGTGAAAGAGGCCACAGAATATTTTCATGGGGATGCAGCGAAGGAGGGAGCCCATCCGTTCAGGATTTTCATGATTGTAAGAGATTTCCTGAATATATTGGACCATGTATGCAAAGAAGTAAGA